ATATTTCCACTTCTACTTtgattttaaaacttaaaatcaatattcacaaataaaaagtgaaagaCTTACGTCCTCGACTGCTCTGATTGGAGGGTTTCTCACGCTGCAGCTCCACCTGGAAGACCTCTGGGACACCGAGACATCTTATCGTGTGTGTCGACTGAAACCTTTGTCTCtgacagcaaaacaacaaaccTGTTTCAGCTTcatcaggaggaggaggaaggaggaggaggaggaggaggaggaggaggaggaggaggaggaggaggaggaggagacagaaagaatccTGTAGAACCAGAAACACTGACAACAGAGATCAGAGGAGCAGTAACACTTCATAACAACCAGCAGTGATAAACAGGAAACTAAAcgtcagttaaaaacataagaAGTGAAGTAGAAACATGATATTAAACATCACAGAGCCAGAAACTAACCCTGAAGAGACCAAAGACTAACGTGTTGTTAACGTATCAAACAGCAACTTACAGTTTCTTCAAACAGTCCAAAGAGTTGATGAAGAAGAACTCAGGTGAGTTGTTTCCTGATGAGTCACAGCCCCACCTGTCAGGAAGCAGATTTTTCACAATAAGAGCtttgtttcttctctctgtgtaactatggttgttgttgtcagtgtgtgttcttCCTTTGTCCCGTGAATGTAACACGAGGGACTTTTCACACGTCTGTggaggttacacacacacacacacacacacacacacacacacacacacacacacacacacatacacacacacacacatacacacacacatacacacacacatacacacacacacacacacacatacatacacacacacacatatagcacacacacacacacacacacatacacatagacacacacacactacacacacacacacatacacacacacacacatacacacacacatacacacacacacacacacacacacacacacatacacacatacacatacacacacacacacacacacacacacacacacacacacatacacacacacacacacacacagagaaccaCCAGATGATGTTTAAAGAGTTTAAATGAAAGTATATTTCAGACGTTACAGACGAGTTTAATTCCCTCCCACCTTGTTTGTCCAGATTCTCGGGGCATGATTGTTCATATTTCCACTTCTACTTtgattttaaaacttaaaatcaatattcacaaataaaaagtgaaagaCTTACGTCCTCGACTGCTCTGATTGGAGGGTTTCTCACGCTGCAGCTCCACCTGGAAGACCTCTGGGACACCGAGACATCTTATCGTGTGTGTCGACTGAAACCTTTGTCTCtgacagcaaaacaacaaaccTGTTTCAGCTTcatcaggaggaggaggaggaggaggagaggaggaggaggaggaggaggaggaggaggaggaggaggaggaggaggagacagaaagaatccTGTAGAACCTGAAACACTGACAACAGAGATCAGAGGAGTTGTTTCCTGATGAGCCCAGCAGTGACACACAGGACACTACACGCACAGTCACATACAGAAGTgcagcagacacacatatacacagacatcacacccagaacacacacattgatGATACACagcacttatacacacacacacatatacacacacatatacacacacacatatacgatACATCagtacattacacacacacatacatgcacgacatgacacacaaatacacacatacatgtatatatatcacatacacacatatacacatatagcacacatacatacagacacacatacacacacatacatatacacagatatacacacacacatacatacacatgcacagacacacacacacacacacacacacacacacacatatgcacacacaaacacacacacacacacacacatacacacacacatacacacacacacacacacacacacacacacacacatagcacacatacacacacacacacacagagacccaccAGATGATGTTTAAAGAGTTTAAATGAAAGTATATTTCAGACGTTACAGACGAGTTTAATTCCCTCCCACCTTGTTTGTCCAGATTCTCGGGGCATGATTGTTCATATTTCCACTTCTACTTtgattttaaaacttaaaatcaatattcacaaataaaaagtgaaagaCTTACGCCCTCGACTGCTCTGATTGGAGGGTTTCTCACGCTGCAGCTCCACCTGGAAGACCTCTGGGACACCGAGACATCTTATCGTGTGTGTCGACTGAAACCTTTGTCTCtgacagcaaaacaacaaaccTGTTTCAGCTTcatcagaggaggaggaggaggaagaggaggaggaggaagaggaggagaaggaggaggaggaagaggaggaggaggaggaggaagaggaggaggaggaggaggaggaggaggagaggaggaggagacagaaagaatccTGCAGAACCTGAAACACTGACAACAGAGATCAGAGGAGTTGTTTCCTGATGAAATCACAGATACAcagcagctacacacacacacgttaaaaacacacatgacagcacacacacacacaaacattgagccagtacacactacacacacatacacacacacacacattaaacatatGCGCACAACATATATAGACACacgcacatgacacacacacacagcacatacacacacacacatacatacgatagacacacacacacatatacacacattacacacatcacacacacacacacacatacacacacatatacacacacacacacacacacacacacacatatacacacatatacacacacacacacacacacacatatgacatTACATAGctatacatgcacataatacacatacacacacacacacacacatagtacacacacatacatatacatacacaaatacacacacacacacacacacacacacacacacacacatacacacacacacacatacacacacacacacacacacacacacacacacacacacacacacacacacacacacacacacacacagagaaccaCCAGATGATGTTTAAAGAGTTTAAATGAAAGTATATTTCAGACGTTACAGACGAGTTTAATTCCCTCCCACCTTGTTTGTCCAGATTCTCGGGGCATGATTGTTCATATTTCCACTTCTACTTtgattttaaaacttaaaatcaatattcacaaataaaaagtgaaagaCTTACGTCCTCGACTGCTCTGATTGGAGGGTTTCTCACGCTGCAGCTCCACCTGGAAGACCTCTGGGACACCGAGACATCTTATCGTGTGTGTCGACTGAAACCTTTGTCTCtgacagcaaaacaacaaaccTGTTTCAGCTTcatcaggaggagaggaggaggaggaggaggagagaggaggaggaggaggaggaggaggagagaggaggaggaggaggaggaggaggaggagacagaaagaatccTGTAGAACCAGAAACACTGACAACAGAGATCAGAGGAGCAGTAACACTTCATAACAACCAGCAGTGATAAACAGGAAACTAAAcgtcagttaaaaacataagaAGTGAAGTAGAAACATGATATTAAACATCACAGAGCCAGAAACTAACCCTGAAGAGACCAAAGACTAACGTGTTACGTATCAAACGCAActtacagtcacacacacacacacacacacacacacacacacacacacacacacacacatatacacacacacacacacacacacacacacacacacacacacataaacatagacacacacacatacacacacatacacacacacacacacacacacacacacacacacacacacacacacacatacacacacacacacacacacacacacacacacacacacacacacacacacacacacacacacacacacacacacatatagcacacacacacacacacaaacacacacacacatacacacacacacacacatacacacacacacacacacacacacacacacacacacacacacacagacacacacacacacacacacacacacacacacacacacacacacacacacacacacacacacacacacacacacacacacacacacacagacttgaaTGTATGCTGCTTCAAAGTAATAAGTGACATCTTGTTGTTGACAGTCATTGACTAGAATAAATCAGGTGCGGACCTTTTGAGTGATAAGAAAGAGTCTCAATCTTCCAGAGATGATGAAcacccaaacctccatcttttcatcaactgaactcagtagttttggtgcctaaacataaccaaactgggaccgtttcacaatgttattggtttttaaagagcccatattatgaaacaatctctttttctgggatttggggagttattttgtgtctctggtgcttcatacagactTAGAAAATAACTACCACTGTCAAGTATCTGGCCCTcgcccctcgtctcagctagtgacgtagaaagccgtgcagatgttgaccagctgacccggagactgaaggcaggacacattcagaaaccgtatctcactcagaacagcacggATGGTTGTTTTCTAagtctgtatgaagcaccagagaaacaaaataactccccaaatcccagaaaaagagattgtttcataatatgggctctttaaaaaccaataacattgtgaaacggtcccagtttggttatgtttaggctccaaaactactgagttcagttgatgaaaagatggaggtttgggtgTTCATCATCTCTGGAAGATTGAGACTCTTTCTTATCACTCAAAAGGTCCGCACCTGATTTATTCTAGTCAATGACTGTCAACAACAAGATGTCACTTTACTTTGAAGCAGCATACAttcaagtctgtgtgtgtgtgtgtgtgtgtgtgtgtgtgtgtgtgtgtgtgtgtgtgtgtgtgtgtgtgtgtgtgtgtgtgtgtgtgtgtgtgtgtgtgtgtgtgtgtgtgtgtgtgtgtgtgtgtgtgtgtgtgtgtgtgtgtgtgtgtgtgtgtgtgtgtgtgtgtgtgtgtgtgtctgtgtgtgtgtgtttgtgtgtgtgtgtgtgtgtgtgtgtgtgtgtgtgtctgtgtgtgtgtgtgtgtgtgtgtgtgtgtgtgtgtgtgtgtgtgtatgtgtgtgtgtgtgtgtgtgtgtgtgtgtgtgtgtgtgtatgtgtgtgtgtgtgtgtgtgtgtgtgtgtgtgtgtgtctgtgtttgtgtgtgtatgtgtgtcatgtgtgtgtgtgtgtgtgtgtgtgtgtgtgtgtgtgtgtgtgtgtgtgtgtgtgtgtgtgtgtgtgtgtgtgtgtgtgtgtgtgtgtgtgtgtgtgtgtgtgtgtgtgtgtgtgtgtgtgtgtgtgtgtgtgtgtgtgtgtgtatatgtgtgtgtgtgtgtgtgtgtgtgtatgtgtgtatgtgtgtgtgtgtgtgtgtgtgtgtgtgtgtgtgttatgtgctgtgtgtgtctgtgtgcagtgtgttagtgtgtctgtGCTCTGTGACTCATCAGGATACATCTCCTCTGATCTTCTGTTGTCAGTGTTTCTGGTTCTACAAGTCTCGTTtcctgtctcctcctcctgcctcttcctcctcctcctcctccatcctctctcctcctcctcctcccttcctccttctcatcctcctcctcctcctcctcctcctcctcttcctcctcctcctcctcctcctcctcctcctgatgAAGCTGAAACAggtttgttgttttgctgtcaGAGACAAAGGTTTCAGTCGACACACACGATAAGATGTCTCGGTGTCCCAGAGGTCTTCCAGGTGGAGCTGCAGCGTGAGAAACCCTCCAATCAGAGCAGTCGAGGACGTAAGTCTTTCACTTTTATTTGTGAATATtgattttaagttttaaaatcaAAGTAGAAGTGGAAATATGAACAATCATGCCCCGAGAATCTGGACAAACAAGGTGGGAGGGAATTAAACTCGTCTGTAACGTCTGAAACATACTTTCATTTAAACTCTTTAAACATCATCTGGtggttctctgtgtgtgtgtgtgtgtgtgtgtgtgtgtgtgtgtgtgtgtgtgtgtgtgtgtgtgtgtgtgtgtgtatgtatgtgtgtatgtgtgtgtgtgtgtgtgtgtgtgtgtatgtatgtatgataataatatgtatatatatatgtatgtatatatatatatgatatgtaatagtatataataataatatatgtatatatgtatatgtataatagtaatatatagtatatatatgtatgtaataataatagtatgtatatagtaatatataatatgtatgtatgtaataataataatatgtatgtatatgtaatatatatgtgtatgtagtaataatatgtatatgatgtgtatgtaatatatatatgtgtgtatatatatgtgtgtatatgtgtgtgtatatgtagtgtgtgtgcatatgtgtgtgtgtatatgtgtgtatatgtgtgtgtgtgtatatgtgtgtgtgtgtatgtgtgatatgtgtgtgtgtgtgtgtgtgtgtgtgtgtgtgtgtgtgtgtgtgtgtgtgtgtgtgtgtgtgtgtgtgcgtgtgtgtctgtgactcaTCAGGAAACAACTCCTCTGATCTCTGTTGTCAGTGTTTCAGGTTCTACAggattctttctgtctcctcctcctcctcctcctcctctctcctcctcctcctcctcctcctcctcctcctcctgatgAAGCTGAAACAggtttgttgttttgctgtcaGAGACAAAGGTTTCAGTCGACACACACGATAAGATGTCTCGGTGTCCCAGAGGTCTTCCAGGTGGAGCTGCAGCGTGAGAAACCCTCCAATCAGAGCAGTCGAGGGACGTAAGtctttcactttttatttgtgaatattgattttaagttttaaaatcaAAGTAGAAGTGGAAATATGAACAATCATGCCCGAGAATCTGGACAAACAAGGTGGGAGGGAATTAAACTCGTCTGTAACGTCTGAAACATACTTTCATTTAAACTCTTTAAACATCATCTGGtggttctctgtgtgtgtgtgtgtgtgtgtgtgtgtgtgtgtgtgtgtgtatgtgtgtgatgtgtatgtatgtgtgtgtgtgtgtgtatatgtgtataatagtatgtgtgtgtgtgatgtgtatgtatgatatgtatatatgtgtgtatgtagtaGTAATATATATGatagtatgtgtatgtataatgtatgtatatgtgataataatatgtatgtatatatatgtgtatgtgtgtatgtgtgtgtataatgtgtatatatatgtatgtgatatatgtagtatatatgtgtatatgtatgtgtatgatatgtatatgtatgtatgtgtgtgtgatatatgtatgtgtgtgtatgtatatgtatgtgtgtgtatgtatgtgtatatgtgtatgtgtgtatatgtgtatgtgtatgtgtatgtgtgtgtgtatgtgtgtgtgtgtgtgtctgtgtgtttgtgtgtgtgtgtgtgtgtgtgtgtgtgtgagtgtgtgtgtgtgtgcgtgtgtgtgtgtgtgtctgtgactcaTCAGGAAACAACTCCTCTGATCTCTGTTGTCAGTGTTTCAGGTTCTACAggattctttctgtctcctcctcctcctcctcctcctcctcctcctcctcctctctcctcctcctcctcctcctcctcctcctcctcctcctcctgatgAAGCTGAAACAggtttgttgttttgctgtcaGAGACAAAGGTTTCAGTCGACACACACGATAAGATGTCTCGGTGTCCCAGAGGTCTTCCAGGTGGAGCTGCAGCGTGAGAAACCCTCCAATCAGAGCAGTCGAGGACGTAAGtctttcactttttatttgtgaatattgattttaagttttaaaatcaAAGTAGAAGTGGAAATATGAACAATCATGCCCCGAGAATCTGGACAAACAAGGTGGGAGGGAATTAAACTCGTCTGTAACGTCTGAAACATACTTTCATTTAAACTCTTTAAACATCATCTGGtggttctctgtgtgtgtgtgtgtgtgtgtgtgtgtgtgtgtgtgtgtgtgtgtgtgtgtgtgtgtgtgtgtgtgtgtgtgtgtgtatgtgtgtatgtgtgtatgtgtgtgtgtgtgtgtgtgtgtgtgtgtgtatatgtgtgtgtgtgtgtgtatgtgtgtgtgtatgtgtatgtgtgtgtgtatatgtgtgtgtgtgtatgtgtgtgtatatgtgtgtgtgtgtgtgtgtgtgtatgtgtatgtgtgtgtgtgtgtgtatgtgtgtgtgtgtgtgtgtgtgtgtgtgtatgtgtatgtgtgtgtgtgtgtgtgtgtgtgtgtgtatatgtgtgtgtgtgtgtgtgtgtgtgtgtgtgtgtgtgtgtgtgtgtgtgtgtgtaacctccACAGACGTGTGGAAAGTCCCTCGTAGGaagaacacacactgacaacaacaaccatagttacacagagagaagaaacaaaGCTCTTATTGTGAAAATCTGCTTCCTGACAGGTGGGGCTGTGACTCATCAGGAAACAACTCACCTGAGTTCTTCTTCATCAACTCTTTGGACTGTTTGAAGAAACTGTAAGTTGCTGTTTGATACGTTAACAACACGTTAGTCTTTGGTCTCTTCAGGGTTAGTTTCTGGCAAAGTGATGTTAAATATAATGTTTCTACTTCACTtcttatgtttttaactgacgTTTAGTTTCCTGTTTATCACTGCTGGTTGTTATGAAGTGTTACTGCTCCGCTGATCTCTGTTGTCAGTGTTTCTGGTTCTACAggattctttctgtctcctcctcctcctcctcctcctcctcctcctcctcctcctcctcctcctcctcctcctcctcctcctcctgatgAAGCTGAAACAggtttgttgttttgctgtcaGAGACAAAGGTTTCAGTCGACACACACGATAAGATGTCTCGGTGTCCCAGAGGTCTTCCAGGTGGAGCTGCAGCGTGAGAAACCCTCCAATCAGAGCAGTCGAGGACGTAAGtctttcactttttatttgtgaatattgattttaagttttaaaatcaAAGTAGAAGTGGAAATATGAACAATCATGCCCCGAGAATCTGGACAAACAAGGTGGGAGGGAATTAAACTCGTCTGTAACGTCTGAAACATACTTTCATTTAAACTCTTTAAACATCATCTGGtggttctctgtgtgtgtgtgtgtgtatatgtgtgtgtgtgtctgtgtgtgtgtgcgtgtgtgtgtgtgtgtgtgtgtgtgtgtgtatatgtgtgtatatgtatgtgtgtgtgtgtgtgcgtgtgtgtgtgtgtgtgtatatgtgtgtatatgtatgtgtgtgtgtgtgtgtgcgtgtgtgtgtgtgtgtgtatatgtgtgtatatgtatgtgtgtgtgtgtgttagtcggttgcacgtttgccgagccaggatgagaaggtgaagctgtgtcagccaggatgagaaggtgaagctgtgtcagccaggtgtagatagctgggataagtgctcgttcacggctttcttaaatagaccacgggatcgatcacagatttactgatgcagaaatggagaagactcgtgcggcatatgtttaacccgctgagcagcagcttttaatggaaaattacgaggaggtgaaacatataatatgcaaaaagggaaatacggctgttgttatcagacagagagaaaaagcccaacagacaacggaataactgttaaacacgtttacttcggatcagagcagcagctgatttaacacatcagactccACGATTAAtcttagcccggctgttagccccgGCCGTTAGCCCGGCCGTTAGCCAGGGCCGTTAGCCCCGGCTGTTAGGCCCGGCCGATAGCCCCAGCCGTTAGCCCCGGCCGTTAGCCCCGGCCGATAGCCCCGGCCGATAGCCCCGGCCGATAGCCCCGGCCGTTAGCCCCGGCCGTTAGCCCGGCCGTTAGCCCGGCCGTTAGCCCCGGCCGATAGCCCCGGCCGTTAGCCCCGGCCGATAGCCCCGGCCGATAGCCCCGGCCGATAGCCCCGGTCGTTAGCCCGGCCGTTAGCCCGGCCGTTAGCccgctctggagcaggctagctgcaaagaataaatctccatggttacttggctgggtttaattcaacctgcttttgtgcaaccaagtcaaagctaaattcatccaggataacttgaatatcccggcttaatccctgatcctggttttgtgcaacaggcccctgatGTCTAGGGGTAAACCGGACGCAACATAATGTGTGCCCCCCCAGAAACCACTACACCTAGACTTGTCAAATCTGGCCCAGATTATCTCAGAGAGCCTAAATAttcttaaaaacacagtttcagatttgtgaaaACTTTATTCtttttgtgaaaatgcaatGTTTATGTATAAGTATAGGACGGGACTGAGATAAACATGCACAACTTGAATCTGTCTTCTAGTTCAGCACCATGGATTTTGGTAATTTTGCTAATTGTGGATGCCATCTGTCCTCTATATCTTTAATTAAGCAAAGCTTTgaaatacttcagatacagtattagggggaccactaaggtctatataaaagagacttcagatacagtattaggggaccactaaggtctatataaaagagacttcagatacagtattaggggaccactaaggtctatataaaagagacttcagatacagtattaggggaccactaaggtctatataaaagagacttcagatacagtattaggggaccactaaggtctatataaaagagacttctatgtaaagacttcagatacagtattaggggaccactaaggtctatataaaagagacttcagatacagtattaggggaccactaaggtctatataaaagagacttcagatacagtattaggggaccactaaggtctatataaaagagacttcagatacagtattaggggaccactaaggtctatataaagagacttcagatacagtattaggggaccactaaggtctatataaaagcaaatCCAATTACAACACATAGgaaacataaacaacaacatttaATTTAGGCTGTTAATAAGGTAAACTTTATTTATGGGTATTATTTTGTTCCACTGGCTCATAAATACTGCTTTAACTTAAAACAATATAAGCAGTATAGagtatacaaaataaatacagtggACCAGCCTCCTCTGATATATAACTGTGTGGTTGTGGCTTGTTTGTGTGAAGGCTCTGAATTTTGACATATTCAGAGACAAAAAGCAGAAGTATTCATCAAAGAGTTTACTTTGTTGGCGGgcataacaccaacatgttaaGACAGGCAGGATTTACAGGCAGGCAGATTCAGTCAAAACTAAAGGTTAGCAATGCTACGACAAGGAGACTAGTCTACTGAGCAAGTGTACAGTCTAACTCTAAAGTCTTTGGATTTGGTAATGAGGATCATGACCGCAGGCAGGTGTGAGGTGACAGGCAATACGTAATacgaaataataatataaatacgTTAATAATGTACCTTAATGACTAACACTCTTTCAATGCAGTCAGAACTGAACTAGATTCAGAAACAGCATCTCTGAGCTGGTGGTGACGTCATGGCGTCCTCTGGTGGACATCAGCAGGAACTACAAGCAGAGCTCCACCAAACATattcacacattaaaacatgtttacagattTATTAGTTTCATTTCTATATTTTTATCTGACACACTCACCCcactttttacattacatttgattatattttatgtatttattttgtaatacttttaaaattaaaatgagttTGTTTTATAAACAGAATGTATTATTTACTTTTCTATATATTTGTAAAAATGACAGATACCCCCATTTAGTGTATGTGTTATGTGAGTATAAAGGCGCCGTTGGTACAGTGAATATAAACTTTCCACTGAAGAACAGCCGACGGAAATATTGTTATTTGGAGATAAAGTTACTGATATTGTGATTTTTTGTATTATATTAAGTATTGTATATTGTTCCAACTAGTGCAGTTAGCCGTCTGAATGAttgttggagtgtgtgtgtgtgtgttgtgtgtgtgtgtgtgtttaaccatCATTCTGTTGGAGAAAATTACGTTTTTACTTCCCGTGGCCAATCAGTGAAAAGCACTATTAACCTCCATAGATGTGGGGAAAGTCCCTTGTGTTGCATTCACGGGACAAAggaagaacaaacacacactgacaacaacaaATCCGAACCTTTCTCTAAGATGGCCTCTAGTTATTTCCTTTCTCCTGCTGTCAGAAAACAAACCGTCGTCTCCACCAGCGTAAAGTCAGACACAACAGGACTCTACTGTTTCCTCTGGgacctttcagaataaaacgTAGTGACCTAGATGCCTCTGTTACTGTTGTAGTGATGTGTGGAGGAGGATGCAGAGGGAGATTGATTGTAATAATGGAGTCTTGTCTCCATTAGAGGACAGAAAGATGACATTAGTCCTGGAGTCTTTCCAATGTTCCTGTTCTCCCAGAAAGATAAtgaaagacagagcaggatgagcagagagcagaaatCATTCAGTGAAGAGCTTCAGACTTTATTTTCTGCTTCATAGCTTCTAGTTTCTCCAGCAGCTTCTGTTTCTGGAGATTAAAAAGTGGTCTTCCTGTCTTTCTAACAGGACCCATCAGAGACCAGACCctgctgaacctgaacctgaacctgaacccagctgtgtgtccatgaaGAGTCACCGGTCCATGGAGCGCCGCTACTTTAAGAAAAGACCTGTAAGGGAGAGGAGAATAGAAATGGAGGAGAGGCTACTTGAAATGGAGGAGAGGCTACTTgaaatggaggagagaggatTGATGGAGAGACTTGAATGGCAGAAGGAGAGAACTGCAATGGAAAgggaaaatgaaatgttaagaaGAAGATTGAGGTGAGTTGTGAACATCCAGCAAACTGGAACGAGTCTCATTGGATGGAACTACGTCCGTCTGGGTT
The window above is part of the Sander vitreus isolate 19-12246 unplaced genomic scaffold, sanVit1 ctg502_0, whole genome shotgun sequence genome. Proteins encoded here:
- the LOC144514226 gene encoding uncharacterized protein LOC144514226 — encoded protein: MKKNSGYISSDLLLSVFLVLQVSFPVSSSCLFLLLLLHPLSSSSSLPPSHPPPPPPPPPLPPPPPPPPPPDEAETGLLFCCQRQRFQSTHTIRCLGVPEVFQVELQREKPSNQSSRGLFQVLQDSFCLLLLLLLLLLLLLSPPPPPPPPPPPPPDEAETGLLFCCQRQRFQSTHTIRCLGVPEVFQVELQREKPSNQSSRGPETGLLFCCQRQRFQSTHTIRCLGVPEVFQVELQREKPSNQSSRGRPIRDQTLLNLNLNLNLNLNPAVCP